In the genome of Leptospira broomii serovar Hurstbridge str. 5399, the window ATGAAAAAATCGGAGTGGTTATTCATCCTCAAAGCGTTGCACACGGAATTGTGGAGATGAAGGACGGCGCTAGTTTCGTTTATTCTTCTTACCCGGATATGATTTTTCCCGTCGCCCATTCCCTCTTCTATCCGGCAATTGTTCCGAAAGTATTACGCTCCCACCCGAGCACGTCTTGGGGAAATTTGGAATTTTTAGAAGTTGATCCGGCTCGGTATCCAGGCTTGTCTTTGGCTTACGAAGCCGGTCGGGCCGGCGGTACCGCACCTTCGATCTTCAATGCGGCGAATGAAGTCGCTGTGGATCTTTTTTTGAAAGGCGAGATTCGATTCACGGAAATCCCGAATCAAATCCATTCCGCCTTGAATACGATCGCAATTTCATTTCCTTCCGATTTGGAGGGTTACGAAGAGGCGGATCGTAAAACTAGAGAATTTGTTCTTAATTCCCGTAAAGGAAAGGTTACGCAATCATGTTAACGCTTATCTTCGGCGCCGTGTTTATGCTCGCGCTTTGTATTTTCATTCACGAACTCGGGCATTTAGTCATGGGTTGGCTCGTCGGAGTCAAGGCCAGAGTTTTTTCCATCGGTTACGGCAAGGGAATCTGGAAAAAGCAGATCGGGGAAACTACTTTTCAAATCACGGGGATTCCAATCGGTGGATATGTTCTCTTTAAAGGAGACGAGTACGGTAGTAATGTCAAAGGAGAAAAGGGTGAGTTCCTTTCTACTCCTCCTTTAAAGAGGATGATACCCGTCATAGGCGGACCTTTATTCAACTTAATTCTAGGCTTCATCATCGTATTAGTGCTTTATCTTTACGGGCATAATCCGTCCGGAAATCGAATCTATCTGGAGCCGGCTTATAACGAATACTCGCCCGGGTATCACGCCGGCTTAAGAAGCGGCGATAAAATTTTGGCTGTAAATGGAATTCAGACCGAAACCAAGTATGAACTCATTTCTGAATTAGGACTTTCTAAAGGACATGAAGTCGCTCTTCGCGTGGAGCGAGATGGCGGGAAGCCGTTCGAAATTACGGTCCCGGACGCGTATTTAGGGATCGAGTTTGCGGGCGAGCGGTGGGTGGAAGCCGAGTTCGATCTGTCCGATCGCCTTTATCATTGGCTCTCGTCGAAGCTGGATAAGAATAAGGAAGCGGAACTCTATCAAAAAGAAAGGATGGAGCGTATAGCAGTCGGAAGGGATCTTCCTCCCGAGCAATTAGCTTTGCAGGAATCGAAAGAACGTCAAAAAATTCTCCAAGCAAGGGCACTGGATTATTTAAACGACGGTGATCGTATTTTATCCGTCAACGGGATGGAAGTTCATACGGTTCCGCAACTGCAGGAAACCCTAGGTAAGTTTCAGAAAGAGAAAGTCAAACTCGTAATCGATCGGAAAAAATATCCTCTTTTGAATCCCTGGTCTCGGGAGAAAGTAGAGGTAGAGATGCCGGTTCTTCCCGCATACGTCGTCGAGTTTAAAAATTTAAAGGATAAAAAATATCCAGAACTCTCTCCGTCGTCTCGAAATCTGCTGAGCTACGACCCCGAAGTGAAATTGAAACTTTTGAACCTTAAATTAAACGGGAAATCTTTCGCAAGCTTCGAGGATTTTCTGGACGAAGTTCGGGGTAGAGTCGGGCAGCGGGCCCAATTGCAAATGGGCGGGGATTCCTGGGAAGCAACTCTCGGATTAAGAAATATCGGTCTGCTCGGGTTCCGGGCCACGATGTACGTTAACGAAGAAAGAATGGATCGCAAGCTTTCGCTTTTGGAAGCGTTCACTCAATCCGGAAAGGATATCGTAAAAATGATTTCCGATAATCTTCGAGGATTGGGAATGCTATTTTCTGGATTGATCAAAGTGAAGGATAGTCTTTCGGGTCCGGTAGGGCTCTTCAAGGCCTCGCAATATTTTATGGGGAACGGGATCCTGGATTATTGGGAATTCGTCGCTAAGATTTCGATCGCTTTAATGATTATGAATTTACTTCCGATTCCTGTGGCCGACGGTGGACATATCGTTTTCTTTGCATACGAAGCGGTAGCTGGTAGGCCTTTACCCCAAAGAGTCATGGAAGGAATCTTGAGAATCGGATTTTTCTTCCTATTGGGATTGGGATTCTATGTCAGCTATTACGATTTTTTCCGTTAGGCTGGCATGAGAGCATCAAAATATATTTTACCGACTGAAAAAGAAAATCCCGCAGATGCGGTCGTTGCGTCACATCGATTGATGATCCGCGCCGGACTTGTACGAAAATCAGGTTCGGGATTTTACTTCTTTTTACCTCTAGGATTAAGAGTTATAAAAAAAATAGAATCCGTCGTTCGACAAGAGATGGACGCAACCGGGGCCCTGGAGTTTGAACTTCCCATATTAACTCCCTCAGAGTTTTGGGAGCAATCCGGTCGTTGGTCAGTAATGGGACCGGAAATGTTCCGAGTAAAAGATCGTCATGATCAGTGGTATGCGCTCGGTCCCACGCACGAGGAATCCTTTTCTTATCTCGTAAAACCGCTTTTGAAATCCTACAAGGATTTACCGTTAAATGTTTACCAAATTCATACCAAGTTTCGGGACGAAATCAGGCCTAGGTTCGGCGTAATCCGTTCCCGAGAGTTCATTATGAAAGATGCATATTCTTTTCATATAGACGACGCGTCTTTAGATGAGACATACCAGGATATGAGAACCGCATACAGAAGAATTTTCCAGCGATGCGGATTAAAGACCATACCCGTTCAAGCGGATTCCGGAGCGATGGGAGGTTCCGCCTCCGAAGAGTTTATGGTCGTTTCTCCGATAGGAGAAGAAACGCTACTGCTTTGCGGAAACTGCGGATACAATTCCAATAGCGAAAAAACTCCGTTTATTTCCGCCGATGCTGACTGTCCAAGCGGTCCGAAAGAGAAGAAGGAAGTTTCGACTCCCGGTAAAAAAAGTATCCAAGAAGTCGCGGATCTTCTTTCCGTTCGGCCGAAAGATACTTTGAAAGCGGTGGCTTTAAAAAACGGGAAAGAATCCGTGCTGGTCTTTTTACGCGGGGATTTGGAATTAAACGAACATAAGCTAAAGGCCCATCTTAAATGGCCCGAATTGGATTTAATACCCGAAGCCGAATTGCAATCCGCCGGACTCTTTCCGGGTTACATCGGACCTTCCGATGCCAAATCGTCCTTCAGAGTAATTTTGGATTCTTCCATTCGTAACGACCAAGCCTATATCGTAGGCGCCGGAAAGGAAGACGCGCATATTCAAGGCTATGTCCCGGCAAAGGAAATGAAGTCGGAATTCGAAACTGCCGATATCGCTTTGACTCGGGAGGGAGATCCCTGTCCCGATTGCGGAAAGCCGCTAAAAGCGGAGAAGGGAATCGAAGTAGGACATATTTTTAAACTAGGCGATAAATACACCAAGTCGTTCCAGATTCAAGTATTGGACCAGCGGGGAAAAGCTAGATCTCTTACTATGGGTTGTTATGGAATCGGAGTGAATCGTACGATGGCGACTGTCATCGAGCAGTGTAACGACGAAAAAGGCATTTATTGGCCAATCAGTATCGCTCCTTTCGAAGTTTCTCTAGTGACTCTGGGAAAAGGTTCCGAGCAGGAAGCGAAGGCTAAGGAATTTTACGACGCTCTTTCAAGCGAGGGCATCGAAGTTTTTTGGGACGACCGAGACCTCGGCCCGGGATTCAAGTTTAAAGATTCCGAATTGATCGGCTTTCCGATCCGAGTTACCGTCGGTAAGAAGTTCTTCGAAGCCGGAGAAATTTCCATCTATAATAGGAAGAAAGATAAAGAAGAAGTTTTTACGTTCAAGAGTTTTGATGATCTCGTAAATCGAGTGGAACGGTTACGCCAGGAATTATACCAAGAGTTGGCGGAGGATTGATCCTCCGTAAGGAGCCGCTATATGGCTAAAGAACGCAGCTTCACGGAAAAAGAAGGATACTTCGGGGAATTCGGGGGAAGATACGCCCCCGAAATTCTCACCGAGGCATTGATCGAACTGGAATCGACTTATAATCGACTTCGCAAAAGTAAGAAATTTAAGAAAGATCTGGAATACTATCAAAGAAATTATATCGGAAGACCTTCTCCTTTAACGTTTGCGGAGAAATTGACCCAAGCTTGGGGTGGCGCTAGGATTTGGCTCAAACGCGAAGATTTGAATCATACCGGCGCGCACAAAATCAATAACACCGTCGGCCAGGCTTTAATCGCGAAAGCAATGGGAAAGAGGCGGGTGATCGCAGAAACCGGCGCTGGGCAACACGGAGTCGCTACTGCGACAGTGGGCGCCTTATTCGGATTTGAAACCGTCGTGTATATGGGAGAGGAAGATCTCCGTCGCCAGAAGTTGAACGAAATTCGCATGCAGATGTTAGGGGCGAGGGTCGTGGGTGTCTCTTCAGGAACTGCGACACTTAAAGACGCCACTTCGGAAGCGATGAGAGATTGGGCGCTCAACGTTGCCGATACTCATTATATAGTAGGTTCGGTGATCGGGCCTCATCCGTTCCCGACGATCGTTAGGGATTTTCAGTCGGTAATCGGACGGGAATCAAAAAAACAATTTCGCAAAACGAATGATAAATTGCCGGACGCGGTGGTTGCCTGCGTCGGAGGCGGTTCCAACGCGATGGGAATCTTTTACGATTTCTTACATGAGAGAAAAGTAAAGTTATACGGGGTCGAGGCTGGAGGAAGAGGGAGTTCTCCTGGGGAACATTCCGCTACGATGCTTTTCGGAAAGACCGGTTTTTTACACGGAACCAAGACTTTAGTGATTCAAGACTCGAATGGGCAGGTCGTTCCTGCACATTCCGTTTCCGCGGGTTTAGACTACCCGGGGGTCGGGCCTGAACATGCTTACTTGCATAGCTCGGGCAGAGTCAAATACGAAACTGTTTCCGACGAAGGAGCCCTGGATTCATTTTTAGAAGTATGCCGTGTGGAAGGAATTATTCCCGCTCTCGAAACCGCACATGCGTTCCACTTCGCAAAGAGCTTAGCGAAGGATTTAGGTAAGAAGAAGGATATACTGATTTGTCTCTCGGGCAGGGGCGATAAGGACGTCGCCGAAGTTGCTCGCTTAACGGGAATCATTAAAGGAGAAGTTCTTTGAGTGCAATTCGAAGCGTCTTTTCAGAAACCGCTAGCACATTCATACCTTATATTTCTCTGGGCGATCCGGATTATGATTCTTGCGTGGATTGGGCCGACGCTCTGATTCGAGGAGGGGCCGGAATATTAGAATTGGGAATTCCTTTTTCCGATCCGGTGGCGGACGGACCCATCATCCAGAAAGCTTTCAAGAGAGCATTAGCTCACCCTTTTTCGATGGATCAAATTTTGGATACTACTGCGAGAATTTACGCAAAGCATCCTCATATTCCTCTCGTTTACCTGACTTATTTTAATCCGATTTATAGTTATGGTTTCGAACGTTTCGCAGAAAAGGCCAAGGTTTCCGGAATTCAAGGAATGATTATCCCGGACCTTCCGTTCGACACTTCGGAAACCGATGCACTTTTCAAATCGCTCAAAAAAAGAGGAATCGATCTTATTCATTTGGTTACGCCAGCGACCCCGGCTTCCCGAATGAAAGGGATTCGCGAATTCGCGTCAGGTTTCGTGTATTACGTTACGTCCTACGGAGTAACGGGGGAAAGAAAAGCCGTTTCGGAAGGTTTGGAGGATCGAATTCGATTTACCAAGACTCTTTTCGAACTTCCCGTTTGCGCCGGATTTGGAATTTCGTCGCCGGAGCAGGCTAAAGAAATTTCGGCATATTCGGACGGAATTATCATCGGCTCGGCTGTGCAAAGGATCATCGAAGAGAACGGAACAAATTCGGAAGTTTGCAAAGAAAAATTGTACAATTACGCTTGCTCTATTTCGAATGCGCTTCGCGGTCACGGGGTCTCGGAAACCTAAATCGAAGTCGAATCGGCGTATTGAATTTAGTTCTTCGTAGGGAAAAGCCAAAAATAAATCTTTTCCCGAATGGCCGCTTTTCTTGATTACGATTGCAACCTCTTAGAGACGAGATTGTTGATATTTTCTTTCCCAAGAACCGGAAGAAAATTGACGAATCCGGATCAACGGTCAAAATCCTTCCAGTTTCCACTCGGAGGAAAGAATGAGCGAGTCTAAAACCCCCTTAAAACTATCGGTACTGGACATAGTGTTCGGAACACTGACTGTGATAGGGATTATTGCCCATCTTTATTACGCGTTCTTATCCAATTCTCCAATTGCTTTCAAAGCGCTGCTGGTCGGGGCAGTCTTATTGCTTTCTTCCGCCTATTTCTTTTACAAACTATTAGAAAAGCTTGTGACCAATAAGCAGGCGATCGGTAGTTTATGGTTAGCCATCATAGTTTCATTCTTTGTCTTCGATTTGTATGTGGTGTTTACCCCATTTTCGGATTTGGAAGAATCCTCAGTTTCGTGGAGATTTAATCTTGTTAAAGGCGGAATTACCAAAAGTGAAAAAGAATCGGACGAAGGCACGATAGAATACATCAAATACAACCCACCTGCCGGAGCTCGAAGAGACATCCAAATTATAGGAATTACCACCAATACTTTGGAAAGACTCGAAGGAGTTTGGCCCCTTCCTTGGAAGAACTATGCAAGCATAATCGATAAATTTAAGAACACTTCGAACCTACTAATGTTCGATATTTTCTTCGTGGATTATAAGCCCGGGCAAATGGATGAAATGTCCAAAGCATTGGACGGAAATCCAAGGGTAATGTTCGACTACCCGATGGAAACCAGTTTGGAATCCAAGGAAGCGATTCTTAATTTGGAAAAACGGATCGAGGTTTTAAGAAAATATAAACTCGAGAACGTTCAAGATCCCGACGATATCGGGCAGCCTTGGCTTAAATTTCCGCAACCTCCCATCGAACAGATCGGTTCCAGATCGGCCGGTTTAGGCTTTGCGAATATTAAGAAAGATGAAAGCGGCTTGAATCGCAGAATGCCTTTGGTCGCCAAATTGGTAAACTCCGGACCTTTTAAGGAAACGGAATATTTCCCTTCAATAGATTTGATTATCGCCTGCAACTATTACGGCGTGGACGTGCGTAAAGATACCGACGTTGTCATGGGTAAATACGTTAAGATCAAAAATATTCCGAATCGAACGGTGACGAATTTCGATTTTAAAACCATGAAGCGGGAAACCAAGGATATCATGGCGAAGCCTAACGATACCCGCGAAGTCATTATTCCAATAGACGAATACGGACAAATGCAAATTAACTTTGCGGGCGGATTGTATTCTTTCCGAAATACCGAACTCTTCGAAGTCGTTCAGATGTGGGACGAGAACGCGGCGGCCCAGGTGGAAAATAATATTTTCCTGGTCGCGATGTATTATGCTACCGGGCGGGGGGCAGCAAAGGATACGCACTTATCGCCGTTCGGGGATATGTCGGGAATCGAACACCACGCGCACGCAATCAACACAATCTTAAATCAGGATTTCCTTCACGAAGTTCCGGAGTGGGGAAATTTTCTGATCTATTTGAGTATGGCTTTTCTGGTAGGTTTAGTACTTCCTCGTTTGAAAACTTCTTGGGGATTTCTATTTATCATAGTTCTGGCTTTTCTATATAGTGTTGTGACGCTATTGGATTTTTCCGAATTCAATTTGGTGCATATCTTTCCATCTGTGATCGTTGAACAACTCTTCATTTTCGTAGGAATCATCGGATACAAGATTTTAACGGAAGAAGAGAACGTAAAATATATCAGAAGCACATTCTCGAAATTCGTATCAAAGGATGTCGTGGACGAACTTCTCAAAAATCCGGAGAATTTGAATCTGGGAGGGTCGAAAAGAGATATCACAATCTTCTTCTCGGATATCCGCGGATTCACGACAATGTCCGAAAAAATGGGACCTGAGGAGCTTGTTCAATTTTTGAACCAGTATCTTTCCGAAATGACGGAGATCATAATCGAATTTAAGGGAACGATTGATAAATACATGGGGGATGCGATCATGGCTTTCTGGGGGGCTCCGGTTCCTTTAGAAGACCACGCCTATTACGCTTGCGCGGCGGCCCTCGCTCAAATGCGAAGGTTAGCCGTCTTGAAAGAGGAGTGGAAAAGCCGGGATCTTCCCGTGATGGATATCGGTATTGGATTGAATTCCGGACCCGCCGTAGTTGGAAATATGGGGAGTTCTCACCGCATGGATTACACCTGTATGGGGGATACGATCAACCTGGGCTCGCGCTTGGAGGGATCGAATAAGGAATATGCCACCAATATCATTATTTCAGAATATACATATGAAAAGGTCAAGGACCGTATAATTGCCAGAGAATTGGATTTGGTCAAGGTGAAGGGAAAAACGAAGCCTGTACGAATCTATGAACTGATCGATTTAGTAAACGAAGAAGATCTCAAAATATTACGGAGACCTCTTCACGCTGCGGAGCAGTCCTAATGACCGCTAGACGACGGAATTCATGCAACAGCAACAACCGAATCTCGACGGCATCCGTATTCCTGCGGACCTCAGAAAACTTCCATTGGAGGAGTTGCCCCGGCTCTGTGCCGAGGTTCGAAACTATATTATAGATACCCTTTCGGGAATCGGCGGTCATTTTGCCAGCAATCTCGGAGTAGTCGAGCTTACCGTAGCATTGCATTACGTTTTTGATACGCCGAACGATCGTTTGATTTGGGATGTCGGTCACCAAACTTATCCGCATAAAATTCTAACAGGTAGGAAAGATAAACTTTCTACCGTTCGAAAGTTTAAAGGCTTATCCGGTTTTCCGAAACGGGAGGAATCCGTATACGATTTGTATAATACGGGTCATGCCGGCACGTCGATTTCTCAGGCATTAGGTGAAGCGGTTGCAAGAGATCTAACCGGCAAAGGTTATAACGTTGTAGCGATTATCGGAGATGCTTCGATTGCTACGGGTATGGCTCTGGAAGCCTTAAATCATGCTGGCCATCTAAAGAGGGACCTCCTTGTCATTTTGAACGACAATTATATGTCGATTTCTAAGAATGTCGGATCCATTTCGAGTTATTTAAATAATATTATAAGTTCTCATTTTTATTTGAACTGGAAAAGAATATTTTATACTTTTTTAAAGTGGTTTCCGATTGTCGGACCGGCAATGGAAAGTTTTTTCAAAAAGGTCGAAAAGGGTTTCAAGGACGTTTTTACGCCCGGTGGTTTATTCGAAGACTTAGGTTTCGGATATATAGGCCCCGAAGACGGTCACGATGTGATTCGACTCGTTACTATGCTTCGTAAACTTAAAGCGATGAAAGGGCCTATATTATTTCACGTTATCACACAAAAAGGGAAAGGATATAGCCCGGCAGAGAAGGATCCGATTAAATATCATGGAGTGACTCCATTTCGAAAAGAAGATGGAGCTATGGATTTGGGAGATGATTCCAAAATTTCTTATTCCAAGATTGTGGGAAAAGTATTAACTCAATTAACGGAAAAAAATCCGAAGATAGCCGCGATTACTCCTGCGATGATCGAAGGATCGGGACTCGGAGAATATGTAGCCAAATTCCCGAATCACGTTTTCGATGTCGGAATTGCCGAGCAACATTCGGTTGCGTTTGCCGGAGCCATGACAAACGGGGATGTCATTCCTTATATGTGCATTTACTCTACCTTCTTAACGAGGGCCATGGATCAGTTAGTTGAAGACGTTTCGCTCATGAATTTGCCGGTGCGTTTCGTGATTGATCGTGCAGGCTGCGTAGGACCGGACGGAGAAACCCATCAAGGGCTATTCGATTTGAATTATCTTTTATCTTTGCCGAATATGGATGTTTTTGTCCCTTCTTCCGGACAAGATTTAGTGGATTCGCTTCGCTTCATGGAGACGTACGATAAATCTCCGATTTCAATCCGATTCCCGAAAGCTTCGGTGGATATTTCCGGTTTGGATTTTACTTCGAACTTCGAGCTAAATCCGGGCTCGTTCAGAGTATTATCTCGGGGATCGGACATAGCAATCCTCTCGATCGGCTCCATGCTAGACGAGGCTAAAAAGGCTGCAGCATTTTTAGAGCACGAAGGTCTTTCCGTTACGCTCATCGATTTGGCATGGTTACGACCGCTCGGAAAAGAAGCGTTGGACGAGGAACTTTCGAAAGTCCGATACTTTACCATTTTGGATGAAAGTTATATCGATGGCGGAGCATCCGGCTATCTTCTTAACAGAATTTCACCGGAATATCTTTCCCGATTCTTGAAAACATTCGGCTTTCCACCGGAACCGATCCATCATGGAGAAAGAAAAGAAATCTTTGCCGAATATGGTCTAGATGGGACCGGTATTGCTAGAGCTTTGTTAGGCTTAGTAAAGAAGGAAGTCATACACGGAAAACACAATTAAGCTCCTGGCTAGAGTGGCCGAAAATAAAAGAAAAACGGGTAGATAATTGGAAAGTCTGACACCTGAAGATAAACTTGAAGCCTCAAAATTCTTTTATAAAATCGGAGATCTGGATCGTTCCGAATTTCTACTAAAAACATTCTTAGAACAAACGGAAGATCATGAAGCATATTTTTTCTTGGGATTGATCGAAAACCAGAGGTCGAACTGGCAAAAAGGCCTCTATTATTTTTATCGTTCGGTGGAAACGAATTCGGAATACGGTAATCCGTGTAATGAGATAGGTATTCTGCTCCTTCGATTAGGAAGAGAAAGGGAGTCGGTTTATTGGCTGAAAAAATCCCTACGTTGTCGATTAAACGACGCCCCTCACATTTCACTTTTCAACTTGGCGACATTGTATAAAATTTGGAATCGTCCGGAACGTTCCCTTCAATACCTCCATAAGGCGATCGTGATCAAGCCCGATTTCGAAGAGGCAAAACGTTTGCGAGAAGAGTTGAACTCGGCGTTCTGATCCCGTTAAAATTTCGACGAATAACTAATTCTGCGAGTAACGCTTATTTTCACAGGATTAGTTTAAGAAATTCTTGTGTATTTTTGCCTGTGATCCATCCTAATCCTGAAGTAATTATCGGGTCTTAAAATTGTAAACGATCCGACAAGTGCTGCCGGATCTAAAAACAGATGATAAGAAGAGAATGGAAAATTTATCGATTCGGCCAGCATTTCCGACGGATGCTTAATAAGCCGCCGTTAATCTATAGTTCGGGCCTTGCCGCATGTGCAGCATGGGATTTCGTATACAAACAGGGTAAAATTCATCCGGAACAATTTTTAACTAAAGCTTTTCATGGTGTTCGAAATACGATCAGTCATAAGAATCATTTTGTAGTTTCCGTCGGAGAGGAAATCGTAGGTACTATAGTCGTTTATTTCCAACCTAAATTTCTTCTCCTAACTGCAGGTACTGCATTGAATATTTTTCGGGAGTACAAATTGGATGAAGTCAAGGTAGCTCTTCGAGGGCTGACCATTGAAGGAATGATCCGACCCCCTAAAGCCGAAAGACTTTACCTTGGACATATTGCCGTTGCCGATAAATGGAGAAAGAAGGGAAATGCAGCTTCCTCAATACGACACGCTGTTAAACGAAATTAGACGTTCTCGAAAGCTGCTTTGGACGTTTCGATCGCTAATTAGGTCGCTCAGGCTCTCTATTCTAAATTAGGTTTCAAAATCGTCGAATCGCGAAAATTTGCCGGTCCATTTGGAGTGGTTCCGGATCATTTTTATACGGAATCCGAGAACAGTCTTTTTTACTAGTTTATAAAAATTCCGGAGGAGGAGTTTTTCGTTGGGGAGGGATTCCCCGCCCTTCCTGGGCGGGGGCCGGATCGGTGGTTTCGTAGCGTCGGCTTATCATAGGCTCCGGCTCTTATCAAGGCTTTTTCAAAAAAAGTCTTTGCAGGAGCTCCAACACCGATTTCGACGAGTTCAACTTGCCACTATCGATTTTTTCTTAAATATAACTGCAAACTAGGATTTCCTTCTAATAAGATAAGATTTTCATGCAAATTTTCTAATTCCTTCGAACCGAATGATAAATTGGAACGACGAGAGCAAATTTTGAGTTTATCTTTGATTCGCTTCAGATATCCAATCTTGAATGAAATTTAGTTCGGTGAGAATTGTAATATGGAATTAGCTCCGGAGATGGCTGAGTACGTGCAAAAGATTTTGTCCTTGGGGCTAAAAGGATTTAGCGAAGGAACTCCTCATCAGAGAAGGGAAGGATATTCTGCGATTCGTTCCCTTTTAGGAGAAGGGCCGGAGATGGTCGATATTTTCGATACGTCGATTTCAACTTCGAATGGAAACCTAGTCGTAAGAAATTATATTCCGAAAAAAGAAATCCATTCCCGCATTCTTTATTTCCACGGAGGCGGCTGGGTTGTTGGAAATTTGAATGATTTCGATCCTTTTGCAAGGACTTTAGCTAATGGAACTTCAAGTTCAGTTTCTCTTGTCGATTATCGACTAGCTCCTGAGTTTCCATTCCCTGCGGCAATCGATGATGCAACTCTCGCATTGGAATGGATTGCCACTCGGAAAGATTGGGAAAAATATTCCTTGGTAGTGGCGGGCGACAGCGCGGGCGGAAATCTTGCTTCAGTAATAGTGAGAGAAGCTAGAGATAAAAAGTGGCCGAAGATCGATCTGCAAGTTTTAATTTATCCGGTAACTGATGCAAATTTCGAAACTGCCTCCTACAAAACCTTTGAACAAGGACCCGGACTTACTCGAAGGGATATGGAATGGTTTTGGAATCAGTATATTCCCGACAAGAGTAAAAGAAACGACCCTCGGGCATCGCCTCTACAAGCCGAAAATTTACGGGACCTTCCGCCGACGATTATCTTTACGGCCGGTTTGGATCCGTTAAGAGACGATGGAGAATTATATGCGGATCGATTGGCCTCTGAAGGCGTGCCGACTTATTTTAAACGTTTCGACGGTTATACTCACGGCTTCTTTACTAAAGTAAATATCTTGTCCGCGCCGGAGGAAGGAATTCGAGAAATTTCAAATGTAATTGAAGGAATTATTCAGGGTGAGGCAAATGAACGCCTTTCATTAAGTCGGAAAATCCATCATAAAACGGGTGAAAAATTTTGAAGCGAGCTCAATTAATCGATTTTGGAAAACCTCTTGTTTTGAATACAGCATCGGATCCAGATCCGAAAGATAGCGAAGTCTTGCTCGAAGTTCTTGCTTGCGGAGTTTGCCATTCCGATCTGCATATTCGGGAAGGTTATTACGAATTGGGATCGGGTAAAAAAATGTGGGTGAAAGATCGAGGGGTTTCGCTTCCTTTAACGCCCGGTCATGAGGTCGTCGGAAGAATACTGAAAATAGGATCGAAAGTCGTAGGCGTTTCCGTTGGTGAACGTTTTTTAGTTTATCCGTGGATAGGGTGTAACGCCTGTTCGGAATGTCAGGCAGATTTACCGCATCTTTGCGCGTCGCCAAAATCCTTAGGAGTCTATCAGGATGGGGGATACTCGGATCGCATTTTAGTTCCCGACCAAAAATGGTTGATTCCGATCGGAAACTTGAAACCGGAAGTTGCATGCTCCTATGCTTGCGCTGGATTAACGGCATTCAGCGCTTTAAAGAAAGCATTGCCTTTATCGGAAAAGGAAACGTTAGTCATTATTGGCGCCGGAGGCTTAGGATTCTTTGCCGCACAAATTGTTAGATGTCTAACGAATGCCAATATTATTTTCTTGGATGTAGATTCGGATCGATTGAAAAAGATTGGGGAGTTTGATTCGTCGTTTCAAACGATGAATTCGAGTGTGGGTGAGGCCGAG includes:
- a CDS encoding adenylate/guanylate cyclase domain-containing protein — protein: MSESKTPLKLSVLDIVFGTLTVIGIIAHLYYAFLSNSPIAFKALLVGAVLLLSSAYFFYKLLEKLVTNKQAIGSLWLAIIVSFFVFDLYVVFTPFSDLEESSVSWRFNLVKGGITKSEKESDEGTIEYIKYNPPAGARRDIQIIGITTNTLERLEGVWPLPWKNYASIIDKFKNTSNLLMFDIFFVDYKPGQMDEMSKALDGNPRVMFDYPMETSLESKEAILNLEKRIEVLRKYKLENVQDPDDIGQPWLKFPQPPIEQIGSRSAGLGFANIKKDESGLNRRMPLVAKLVNSGPFKETEYFPSIDLIIACNYYGVDVRKDTDVVMGKYVKIKNIPNRTVTNFDFKTMKRETKDIMAKPNDTREVIIPIDEYGQMQINFAGGLYSFRNTELFEVVQMWDENAAAQVENNIFLVAMYYATGRGAAKDTHLSPFGDMSGIEHHAHAINTILNQDFLHEVPEWGNFLIYLSMAFLVGLVLPRLKTSWGFLFIIVLAFLYSVVTLLDFSEFNLVHIFPSVIVEQLFIFVGIIGYKILTEEENVKYIRSTFSKFVSKDVVDELLKNPENLNLGGSKRDITIFFSDIRGFTTMSEKMGPEELVQFLNQYLSEMTEIIIEFKGTIDKYMGDAIMAFWGAPVPLEDHAYYACAAALAQMRRLAVLKEEWKSRDLPVMDIGIGLNSGPAVVGNMGSSHRMDYTCMGDTINLGSRLEGSNKEYATNIIISEYTYEKVKDRIIARELDLVKVKGKTKPVRIYELIDLVNEEDLKILRRPLHAAEQS
- the dxs gene encoding 1-deoxy-D-xylulose-5-phosphate synthase; protein product: MQQQQPNLDGIRIPADLRKLPLEELPRLCAEVRNYIIDTLSGIGGHFASNLGVVELTVALHYVFDTPNDRLIWDVGHQTYPHKILTGRKDKLSTVRKFKGLSGFPKREESVYDLYNTGHAGTSISQALGEAVARDLTGKGYNVVAIIGDASIATGMALEALNHAGHLKRDLLVILNDNYMSISKNVGSISSYLNNIISSHFYLNWKRIFYTFLKWFPIVGPAMESFFKKVEKGFKDVFTPGGLFEDLGFGYIGPEDGHDVIRLVTMLRKLKAMKGPILFHVITQKGKGYSPAEKDPIKYHGVTPFRKEDGAMDLGDDSKISYSKIVGKVLTQLTEKNPKIAAITPAMIEGSGLGEYVAKFPNHVFDVGIAEQHSVAFAGAMTNGDVIPYMCIYSTFLTRAMDQLVEDVSLMNLPVRFVIDRAGCVGPDGETHQGLFDLNYLLSLPNMDVFVPSSGQDLVDSLRFMETYDKSPISIRFPKASVDISGLDFTSNFELNPGSFRVLSRGSDIAILSIGSMLDEAKKAAAFLEHEGLSVTLIDLAWLRPLGKEALDEELSKVRYFTILDESYIDGGASGYLLNRISPEYLSRFLKTFGFPPEPIHHGERKEIFAEYGLDGTGIARALLGLVKKEVIHGKHN
- a CDS encoding tetratricopeptide repeat protein gives rise to the protein MESLTPEDKLEASKFFYKIGDLDRSEFLLKTFLEQTEDHEAYFFLGLIENQRSNWQKGLYYFYRSVETNSEYGNPCNEIGILLLRLGRERESVYWLKKSLRCRLNDAPHISLFNLATLYKIWNRPERSLQYLHKAIVIKPDFEEAKRLREELNSAF
- a CDS encoding alpha/beta hydrolase, yielding MELAPEMAEYVQKILSLGLKGFSEGTPHQRREGYSAIRSLLGEGPEMVDIFDTSISTSNGNLVVRNYIPKKEIHSRILYFHGGGWVVGNLNDFDPFARTLANGTSSSVSLVDYRLAPEFPFPAAIDDATLALEWIATRKDWEKYSLVVAGDSAGGNLASVIVREARDKKWPKIDLQVLIYPVTDANFETASYKTFEQGPGLTRRDMEWFWNQYIPDKSKRNDPRASPLQAENLRDLPPTIIFTAGLDPLRDDGELYADRLASEGVPTYFKRFDGYTHGFFTKVNILSAPEEGIREISNVIEGIIQGEANERLSLSRKIHHKTGEKF